The Setaria italica strain Yugu1 chromosome IX, Setaria_italica_v2.0, whole genome shotgun sequence genome has a window encoding:
- the LOC101772827 gene encoding cytochrome c oxidase subunit 6b-1, whose product MAAEAKTPSLAEEYSLPPEEVPAEKAAEEKPSSGTETEAAPSTNDETPPAVEDKNETPEVQDTADKSEAEETNPVAEETSETAEEEEAEEKPEIKIETAPADFRFPTTNQTRHCFTRYVEYHRCVAAKGEDAPECDKFAKYYRSLCPGEWVDRWNEQRENGTFPGPL is encoded by the exons ATGGCCGCGGAAGCCAAGACGCCGTCCCTCGCCGAG GAATATTCACTCCCCCCAGAAGAAGTTCCGGCAGAAAAGGCTGCTGAGGAGAAGCCCTCTAGTGGTACTGAGACTGAAGCTGCTCCCTCAACGAATGATGAAACTCCTCCAGCTGTAGAAGACAAGAATGAAACTCCTGAAGTGCAAGATACTGCTGACAAGTCAGAGGCAGAAGAAACCAACCCTGTAGCAGAAGAAACGAGTGAGACtgctgaggaggaagaggctgaGGAGAAACCTGAGATCAAG ATTGAAACAGCCCCAGCAGATTTCCGTTTCCcaacaacaaatcaaacaaGGCACTGTTTCACACGCTATGTTGAATACCACAG GTGTGTAGCTGCAAAAGGAGAGGATGCTCCAGAGTGTGATAAGTTCGCAAAGTACTATCGATCCCTTTGCCCAGGTGAATGG GTTGATCGCTGGAACGAGCAACGCGAAAACGGCACCTTCCCTGGACCTCTGTAA